From the genome of Amycolatopsis sp. NBC_01488, one region includes:
- a CDS encoding response regulator, with product MIRVLVVEDEPVAAEAHRVYVERLPGFSVAGVVHSGGEALRFCEREPVDLVLLDFYLPDTHGLAVCRSLRAAGLPIDVIAVTSARDLGLVKAAVSVGVVQYLLKPFTFATLREKLERYREFRDASGEVTGQAEIDRALGALRTTEQPPLPKGMSVQTLEAITDALSGAAEGLSAGAAASAIGASRVTARRYLEYLADNGMAHREPHYGQVGRPEVWYRLTRV from the coding sequence GTGATCCGGGTGCTGGTGGTCGAGGACGAGCCGGTGGCGGCCGAGGCGCACCGCGTCTACGTCGAGCGGCTGCCCGGGTTTTCGGTGGCCGGCGTCGTCCACTCCGGCGGCGAGGCACTGCGGTTCTGCGAACGCGAGCCGGTCGACCTGGTACTGCTGGACTTCTACCTGCCCGACACGCACGGCCTGGCGGTGTGCCGCTCGCTGCGCGCGGCCGGGCTGCCGATCGACGTCATCGCGGTGACGTCGGCGCGCGACCTCGGCCTGGTGAAGGCGGCGGTGTCGGTCGGCGTGGTCCAGTACCTGCTCAAGCCCTTCACATTCGCCACCCTGCGCGAAAAGCTGGAGCGCTACCGCGAGTTCCGCGACGCGTCGGGCGAGGTGACCGGCCAGGCGGAGATCGACCGGGCGCTCGGCGCCCTGCGCACGACCGAGCAGCCCCCGCTGCCGAAGGGGATGAGCGTCCAGACCTTGGAGGCGATCACGGACGCGCTGTCGGGCGCGGCCGAAGGACTGTCGGCGGGCGCGGCGGCTTCGGCGATCGGCGCGTCGCGGGTGACGGCGCGGCGATACCTCGAGTACTTGGCGGACAACGGGATGGCGCACCGGGAACCGCACTACGGCCAGGTCGGCCGGCCCGAGGTCTGGTACCGGCTCACCCGCGTATAA
- a CDS encoding sensor histidine kinase, producing the protein MSPTSTRWSLARQLLVLQLAVLCVLAGAGITFAYLDAQRAVNENARDQVRAIAEAVADAPTVAAAAATANPSAPLQPFALQVQADTRVDFITIMSPAGIRYTHPNPALIGQHYLGTIAQAQHGQEYTETYTGSLGPSVRTVVPVFGPGQRVVALVAVGITVAAISAELRERLWPLFGVAGAVLVVGALGGWLISARLRRQTRGVAPDELSNLFEYHEAVLHSVREGVLLVGRDGRIGLCNDGARALLGLDADPVGRELASLGLPDGLAEAFTSAENRAEELHLTDARVLLVSTTAVRSGGRSQGTVVVLRDHTELQTLTGELTTARGLAEALRSQAHEAANRLHTVVSLVEIGRPEQAVEFATAELALAQQLTDRVVGAVAEPVLAALLLGKAAEASERGVELTITPDTVIDDVSLGIAARDLVTILGNLIDNGVDAAVRGTGKPAVVVTARSGPEELLLRVADTGPGVPEDADVFRRGWSTKAEDGHGLGLALVGQAVRRYGGTVDVGQDGGAVFTVRLPRQEANR; encoded by the coding sequence GTGTCCCCGACGTCGACCCGCTGGAGCCTCGCCCGGCAGCTGCTCGTGCTGCAGCTGGCGGTGCTCTGCGTGCTCGCGGGCGCCGGGATCACCTTCGCCTACCTCGACGCGCAGCGCGCCGTGAACGAGAACGCGCGCGACCAGGTCCGCGCGATCGCCGAGGCGGTGGCCGACGCGCCGACCGTCGCGGCCGCCGCGGCGACGGCGAACCCGAGCGCGCCGCTGCAGCCGTTCGCGCTCCAGGTACAGGCCGATACCCGCGTCGACTTCATCACGATCATGAGCCCGGCCGGGATCCGCTACACCCACCCGAACCCGGCGCTGATCGGCCAGCACTACCTCGGGACGATCGCGCAGGCGCAGCACGGGCAGGAGTACACCGAGACCTACACCGGCTCGCTCGGCCCGTCGGTGCGCACGGTCGTCCCGGTGTTCGGCCCGGGGCAGCGGGTGGTCGCGTTGGTCGCCGTCGGGATCACCGTCGCGGCGATCAGCGCGGAGCTGCGTGAACGGCTCTGGCCGCTGTTCGGCGTCGCCGGCGCGGTGCTGGTGGTCGGAGCGCTCGGCGGGTGGCTGATCAGCGCGCGGCTGCGGCGCCAGACCCGCGGGGTCGCGCCGGACGAGCTGAGCAACCTCTTCGAGTACCACGAAGCCGTGCTGCACTCGGTCCGCGAAGGGGTGCTGCTCGTCGGCCGGGACGGGCGCATCGGGCTGTGCAACGACGGCGCCCGCGCGCTCCTCGGCCTCGACGCCGACCCGGTCGGGCGCGAACTGGCGTCGCTGGGCCTGCCGGACGGGCTGGCGGAAGCGTTCACGTCGGCGGAGAACCGGGCCGAGGAACTGCACCTGACCGACGCCCGCGTGCTGCTCGTCAGCACGACCGCGGTCCGCTCGGGCGGCCGCTCGCAGGGCACCGTCGTCGTCCTGCGCGACCACACGGAACTGCAGACGCTGACCGGCGAGCTGACCACCGCCCGCGGCCTCGCGGAAGCTCTGCGGTCCCAGGCGCACGAGGCAGCGAATCGGTTGCACACCGTCGTTTCCCTGGTGGAGATCGGCCGGCCCGAGCAGGCCGTCGAGTTCGCGACGGCCGAGCTCGCCCTCGCCCAGCAGCTGACCGACCGCGTCGTCGGCGCGGTCGCCGAGCCGGTGCTCGCCGCGCTGCTGCTGGGCAAGGCCGCCGAGGCCAGCGAGCGCGGGGTGGAGCTGACGATCACGCCGGACACGGTGATCGACGACGTCTCGCTCGGCATCGCGGCCCGCGACCTGGTCACCATCCTCGGCAACCTGATCGACAACGGCGTCGACGCGGCCGTGCGCGGCACCGGCAAGCCCGCGGTGGTCGTGACGGCCCGCTCGGGCCCGGAGGAGCTGCTGCTGCGCGTCGCCGACACCGGCCCCGGCGTCCCCGAGGACGCGGACGTCTTCCGCCGCGGCTGGTCGACGAAGGCCGAGGACGGCCACGGGCTGGGCCTGGCGCTGGTCGGGCAGGCGGTGCGCCGCTACGGCGGCACGGTCGACGTCGGCCAGGACGGCGGCGCGGTGTTCACCGTGCGCCTGCCGCGGCAGGAGGCGAACCGGTGA
- a CDS encoding beta-N-acetylhexosaminidase, protein MAFDTLLPRPVSVTPAPGSCPWPSPVDVRAASLPAEGYRLEITASGVVLSCGDPAGEFYGRQTLRQLAGPSAFRAASIGGPLSVPCGVVEDHPRFGWRGCLLDVARHFRTKAEVLRFVDLLAAHKLNVLNLHLTDDQGWRFEVPAFRRLTSVGGWRPSSMVGSGGAQDGRPHGGFYTGDDLREIVAYASARAITVVPEIDIPGHARAALAAYPSLGAEPSYEVWTAWGISTSLLAPSESTLDFFRTVFDHLLEIFPSPVIALGGDETPGATDEHRTFVRLLAEHLLARGRTPMGWDEVLDIPDLPPMVIGSWQNEEAGVRAASSGHEVVMCPEQHVYLDHRQSPEPDEPIPVGWVHTLEDVYAYEPALAGPRLRGVQAQVWSEHLDDVRRVDYMAFPRLSAFAEVAWSSGVRDYAEFLPRLRDHHLPRLDALGVEYRPLDGPHPWQTRPGVPGRPR, encoded by the coding sequence ATGGCTTTCGACACCTTGCTCCCTCGCCCGGTTTCCGTGACGCCGGCACCGGGTTCCTGCCCGTGGCCGTCCCCTGTGGACGTTCGGGCCGCTTCGCTTCCGGCTGAGGGGTACCGGTTGGAGATCACTGCTTCGGGCGTGGTCTTGTCTTGCGGTGATCCGGCCGGCGAGTTCTACGGACGGCAGACCCTGCGTCAGTTGGCGGGGCCGTCGGCGTTCCGCGCGGCTTCCATCGGTGGTCCGTTGTCCGTGCCGTGCGGGGTGGTCGAGGACCACCCGCGGTTCGGCTGGCGCGGGTGCCTGCTCGACGTCGCCCGGCATTTCCGGACCAAGGCGGAGGTGCTGCGGTTCGTCGACCTGCTGGCCGCGCACAAGCTGAACGTGCTGAACCTGCACCTGACCGACGACCAGGGCTGGCGGTTCGAGGTCCCCGCCTTCCGCCGCTTGACGTCCGTCGGCGGGTGGCGGCCGTCGTCGATGGTGGGCAGCGGGGGCGCGCAGGACGGTCGTCCGCACGGCGGCTTCTACACCGGGGACGACCTGCGGGAGATCGTGGCTTACGCGTCGGCACGCGCGATCACCGTCGTGCCGGAGATCGACATCCCGGGGCACGCCCGCGCGGCGCTGGCGGCCTACCCGTCGCTGGGCGCTGAACCGTCCTACGAAGTCTGGACCGCCTGGGGTATCAGCACTTCCCTGCTCGCGCCTTCCGAGTCCACTTTGGACTTCTTCCGGACGGTGTTCGACCACCTGCTGGAGATCTTCCCGTCTCCGGTGATCGCCTTGGGCGGCGACGAGACCCCTGGCGCGACCGACGAGCACCGCACGTTCGTCCGGCTGCTGGCCGAGCACCTGCTCGCGCGCGGCCGGACGCCGATGGGCTGGGACGAGGTCCTCGACATCCCGGACCTGCCCCCGATGGTGATCGGTTCGTGGCAGAACGAAGAAGCGGGCGTCCGCGCGGCTTCGTCCGGACACGAGGTGGTGATGTGCCCGGAGCAGCACGTCTACCTGGACCACCGCCAGTCTCCGGAGCCGGACGAGCCGATCCCGGTCGGCTGGGTCCACACGCTGGAGGACGTCTACGCGTACGAACCGGCGTTGGCCGGGCCGCGGCTGCGCGGGGTGCAGGCCCAGGTGTGGAGCGAGCACCTGGACGACGTACGGCGCGTGGACTACATGGCCTTCCCGCGGCTGTCGGCGTTCGCGGAGGTGGCTTGGAGCAGCGGGGTGCGGGACTACGCCGAGTTCCTGCCGCGGCTGCGGGACCACCACCTGCCGCGGCTGGACGCGCTCGGCGTGGAGTACCGGCCGCTGGACGGGCCGCACCCGTGGCAGACCCGGCCGGGCGTGCCGGGCCGGCCCCGCTGA